In Labeo rohita strain BAU-BD-2019 chromosome 16, IGBB_LRoh.1.0, whole genome shotgun sequence, one DNA window encodes the following:
- the si:dkey-56f14.7 gene encoding engulfment and cell motility protein 1 isoform X2 codes for MLNQDDPKSRPMLELREKLQPEVTELIKQQRLNRLCEGTCFRKISARRRQDKFWYCRLSPNHKVLHYGDIEEFSQGQISHDSLQEKVTVADIKAVVTGKDCPHMREKGALKNKEMLELSFSILHNSDEYLNFIAPDKHEYCIWTDGLNALLGKEMTSELTKSDMDTLVSMELKLRLLDLENIQIPDVPPPVPKEPSTYDFVYDFSQQHT; via the exons AGAACTGCGAGAGAAGCTCCAGCCAGAGGTGACTGAGCTGATTAAACAGCAGAGGTTGAACCGCCTATGTGAGGGGACCTGCTTTAGGAAGATCAGCGCTCGTCGCAGACAAG ACAAGTTCTGGTATTGCCGTCTATCGCCAAACCACAAAGTGTTACACTATGGAGATATAGAGGAATTCTCACAAGGACAAATATCACACGACTCTCTCCAGGAGAAAG TGACTGTAGCAGATATTAAAGCAGTGGTCACGGGTAAAGACTGCCCACACATGAGGGAGAAAGGAGCACTTAAGAATAAG GAGATGCTGGAGCTGTCTTTTTCCATTCTTCATAACTCTGATGAATATCTGAACTTCATTGCTCCGGACAAGCATGAA TACTGCATCTGGACTGATGGGTTGAATGCTCTTTTGGGAAAAGAGATGACAAGTGAGCTCACAAAATCAGACATGGACACTCTGGTTTCTATGGAGCTGAAACTTCGCCTCTTGGACCTCGAAAACATTCAGATTCCCGACGTCCCTCCTCCTGTTCCCAAAGAGCCCAGCACTTATGACTTTGTTTACGATTTTAGCCAACAACACACTTGA